In one window of Vicia villosa cultivar HV-30 ecotype Madison, WI unplaced genomic scaffold, Vvil1.0 ctg.003540F_1_1, whole genome shotgun sequence DNA:
- the LOC131641157 gene encoding uncharacterized protein LOC131641157, translating to MGLVDIPCVGDADLIEQILGYDSRDISYHTPIWLKTEKVDWGPKPFRFNNVWFKHEGFNSFIKEDWAKLKIEGRGDFILYEKLKRLKYWIREWNRDVFGLIDLKVSEKVKNINELDMLLVKFFEGNVDPLVSLRREATKKLWNWINVKESMLRLKSRQLSLKDGDKNTRFFHNSMKERYRRNTITLLEGENRRVEGVEEIKDTVKLHFEI from the coding sequence ACGCAGATTTGAtcgagcaaattttggggtatgacagtagagATATATCGTACCATACTCCAATTTGGCTCAAAACTGAGAAGGTCGATTGGGGTCCTAAGCCTTTTAGGTTTAacaatgtttggttcaaacaTGAAGGCTTCAATTCTTTTATTAAAGAGGACTGGGCAAAGTTGAAGATAGAGGGTAGAGGAGACTTTATTTTGTATGAGAAGCTTAAAAGGTTGAAGTACTGGATTAGAGAATGGAATCGTGATGTCTTTGGTctgatagacttgaaagttagtGAGAAGGTGAAAAATATTAACGAGTTAGATATGTTATTGGTGAAATTTTTTGAAGGTAATGTCGACCCTTTAGTTAGCCTTAGAAGGGAAGCTACCAAAAAGTTATGGAATTGGATAAATGTAAAAGAAAGCATGCTTAGGTTGAAATCTAGACAACTTAGCTTGAAGGATGGAGATAAGAACACTCGTTTCTTTCATAATTCGATGAAGGAGAGATATAGACGGAACACTATCACTTTATTGGAAGGGGAGAACAGAAGGGTGGAAGGAGTTGAAGAAATTAAGGATACGGTCAAGTTGCATTTTGAAATCTGA